The Corallococcus exiguus genome includes a window with the following:
- a CDS encoding isoamylase produces MMTPPRRHRRSPWLTRWHPLVAVGFASALVSCASPETPAEVPAPAAPAVEDTAQREQELLSWTLGAKYDATQANINFNVYSSRATRIEVWIYKTAQGAGPAVTYEMTKNGTTNVWSKSVSVATLKASPHLITGTVYYGYRAWGPNWTYVSTWNTTTNSAHGFGADVDSAGNRFNPNKLLWDPYALELSHDPVNPSNADGTVFASGPLHRYKDSGPFAPKGIVLAPNTTSTGTKPTRAFKDDIVYEVHLRGLTKQDTGSGLDAACLGTYKTAGQKAAQLASLGVTAVEFLPLHETDNGNNDTVASTAGDNYWGYMNLSYFAPDRRYACDQTPGGPTREFKTMVKAFHDAGIKVLVDVVYNHTGEGGGWINGDPSTYNVMSYRGLDNPTYYSLTKNMQFNWDNTGVGGNFNTFNPTARNVILHSLSYWKDTLGVDGFRFDLASVLGNIYEHETDTHSGYEYNRDNANTALNQITTQLDPRPEAGGAGTDFIAEPWAIGGNSYQVGNFPAKWREWNGAFRDTFRKDQNQLGVESIKPSDLATRFAGSSDLYSDDGRKPAASVNFMAAHDGLTLKDIYSCNSKNNSQAWPYGPSDGGEDNNHSWDHGGNAALQRQAARNGMAFMMLSAGVPMLTGGDEFLRTQYCNNNVYNLDSDKNWLNYAWTTDQSNFRTFTQNLIAFRKAHPALRPAEFYKTNDNNGNVMEQHRWFKPDGFVPDAAYFNDPSQHALAYRIDATEFGETAVNAIYVAYNGWSANVNFLLPWPGTGKQWYRVTDTCSWAEGANQVVLNPGSTNLIGGEATSYGLCGRGVLVLVAK; encoded by the coding sequence ATGATGACCCCTCCCCGTCGTCACCGCCGGAGCCCCTGGCTCACGCGGTGGCATCCCCTTGTCGCCGTGGGCTTCGCCTCGGCGCTGGTCTCCTGCGCCTCCCCGGAAACACCCGCCGAAGTCCCCGCTCCCGCCGCGCCCGCAGTGGAGGACACCGCGCAGCGTGAGCAGGAGCTGCTCTCCTGGACGCTGGGCGCGAAGTACGACGCCACGCAGGCCAACATCAACTTCAACGTGTACTCGTCGCGCGCCACGCGCATCGAGGTGTGGATCTACAAGACGGCCCAGGGCGCGGGGCCCGCCGTGACGTACGAGATGACGAAGAACGGAACGACCAACGTCTGGTCGAAGAGCGTCTCCGTCGCCACGCTGAAGGCCTCTCCCCACCTCATCACCGGCACCGTCTATTACGGCTACCGCGCCTGGGGTCCCAACTGGACGTACGTCTCCACCTGGAACACGACGACCAACAGCGCGCATGGCTTCGGCGCGGACGTGGACTCCGCGGGCAACCGCTTCAACCCGAACAAGCTCCTGTGGGACCCGTACGCGCTGGAGCTGTCGCACGACCCCGTGAACCCCAGCAACGCGGACGGCACGGTGTTCGCGTCCGGTCCGTTGCACCGCTACAAGGACAGCGGCCCGTTCGCGCCCAAGGGCATCGTGCTCGCGCCGAACACCACGTCCACCGGCACCAAGCCCACGCGCGCCTTCAAGGACGACATCGTCTATGAGGTGCACCTGCGCGGCCTGACGAAGCAGGACACCGGCTCCGGGCTGGATGCCGCCTGCCTGGGCACCTACAAGACCGCGGGCCAGAAGGCCGCGCAGCTGGCGTCGCTGGGCGTGACGGCGGTGGAGTTCCTGCCGCTGCATGAGACGGACAACGGCAACAACGACACGGTCGCGAGCACCGCGGGCGACAACTACTGGGGTTACATGAACCTCAGCTACTTCGCGCCGGACCGCCGCTACGCGTGCGACCAGACGCCGGGTGGCCCCACCCGCGAGTTCAAGACCATGGTGAAGGCGTTCCACGACGCCGGCATCAAGGTGCTGGTGGACGTGGTCTACAACCACACCGGCGAGGGCGGCGGTTGGATCAACGGCGACCCCAGCACGTACAACGTCATGTCGTACCGGGGCCTGGACAACCCCACGTACTACAGCCTGACGAAGAACATGCAGTTCAACTGGGACAACACGGGCGTGGGCGGCAACTTCAACACGTTCAATCCCACGGCCCGCAACGTCATCCTGCATTCGCTGTCGTACTGGAAGGACACGCTGGGCGTGGACGGCTTCCGGTTCGACCTGGCGTCGGTGCTGGGCAACATCTACGAGCACGAGACGGACACGCACAGCGGCTACGAATACAACCGCGACAACGCGAACACGGCGCTCAATCAAATCACCACGCAGCTGGATCCGCGTCCGGAGGCGGGCGGCGCGGGCACGGACTTCATCGCGGAGCCGTGGGCCATTGGCGGCAATTCCTACCAGGTGGGCAACTTCCCGGCGAAGTGGCGGGAGTGGAACGGCGCGTTCCGCGACACCTTCCGCAAGGACCAGAACCAGCTGGGCGTGGAGAGCATCAAGCCGTCGGACCTGGCCACGCGCTTCGCGGGCTCGTCGGACCTGTACTCGGATGACGGCCGCAAGCCGGCGGCGTCCGTGAACTTCATGGCGGCCCACGACGGCCTCACCTTGAAGGACATCTACTCGTGCAACAGCAAGAACAACAGCCAGGCGTGGCCCTACGGCCCGTCCGACGGCGGCGAGGACAACAACCACAGCTGGGACCACGGCGGCAACGCGGCGCTCCAGCGCCAGGCGGCGCGCAACGGCATGGCGTTCATGATGCTGAGCGCGGGCGTGCCCATGCTGACGGGCGGCGACGAGTTCCTGCGCACGCAGTACTGCAACAACAACGTGTACAACCTGGACTCGGACAAGAACTGGCTGAACTACGCGTGGACCACGGACCAGTCCAACTTCCGCACGTTCACCCAGAACCTCATCGCGTTCCGCAAGGCGCACCCCGCGCTGCGCCCGGCGGAGTTCTACAAGACGAACGACAACAACGGGAACGTGATGGAGCAGCACCGCTGGTTCAAGCCGGACGGCTTCGTTCCGGACGCGGCCTACTTCAATGACCCGAGCCAGCATGCGCTGGCCTACCGCATCGACGCGACGGAGTTCGGTGAGACGGCGGTGAACGCCATCTACGTCGCGTACAACGGCTGGTCCGCCAACGTGAACTTCCTGCTGCCGTGGCCGGGCACCGGCAAGCAGTGGTACCGCGTGACGGACACCTGCTCGTGGGCCGAGGGCGCGAATCAGGTGGTGCTCAACCCGGGCAGCACGAACCTGATTGGCGGCGAGGCCACGAGCTACGGCCTGTGCGGCCGCGGCGTGCTGGTGCTGGTGGCCAAGTAG